CAAGAAAGGTGTCGTCGAGGTGGCGGACATGGTCGTTGTCACGAAAAACGATGGCAGACGCAAGCCCCTGGTGCAGCAGACCATGTCCGCCTACGCCCGCGCCGTCATGTACACGGAAGAGAAGCAGGGCTTCGAGAAGCCGGTcatcgccgtctccgccgAGGAAGGGACGAACGTGCCGGAGCTGTGGGAGGCGATGCTGAAGATGTGGAACGCGCGCCTCGAGAGCGGTCAGATCGCtcacctgcgccgcgcccAATCGACGAAGCACTTCTACAACTATTTCGAaatggagctgctggcgaaggCGCGGCGGATGACAAACCTAGAGATGCAGAACATGGCGCACCGCGTCTGGGAACACGAGATGACGCCGCGCGAGGCGGGCGACATCATGGTGCTGCGCACGTTGCGAGAGCACTTGGCCGCGGATGCGGCCGTGCAGCATGACGCCGGAAAAAGGGCgtgaggagagagcgagcgagcatGAGTGGAAGGTAGAGAGCAAGGCGAACCGtcatggggggggggcacaagGAGGAAATCGAGAGACGCGGCAGTAGATGAACTGGCTGATCGGGGTGtgcacacacctacacacacacacagagagagagagagagagaaggaaagcgtgcacagcgcagcggtgccggaCCCACCGCCACAACGGCAGTCGCGTTGGTATAGAAGAAGCACGAACAAGCGAGGTTGGGAAGGTCACATCCTTACATCATGAAGAAaagcatgtgtgtgtgtgtgtgtgtgtgtgtgtgtgcgtgagagagagagagagagagcgtgtcTTGcgtgcctcctcccctcgcccCATCGCTGCTCGCTTGTGCGCTCTCAGTCTCGCACTCCTCCCTCCGACACCGCGCGCTCCTCACTGGCTGCACTGCGTTCCATGGCAGCAGGCACAATTCAAAATGCTAGTAGGCGATGGGACttcaaacacacacacatggggATAGCGTAAGCAGCAACTCAGCTGCACTCTACCACCACTCTCCtggccccctcctctccccttaCCCCTTAtcctctctcgcctctcgCGGCTCCGTGAAGGAGGTGTTGGTGTGGCGGGATGGAGGCCCGGAGAGTGCTGGTAGAGGAGCCGTCGATGAAGCGCGGTCTTCACCGAAGGGACCGTAGTGTGGCACGCGAGCGCACCTCTTTCcgagtgggggagggggtatcAGCCTTTGCGGTGTACCACTGCATCACTCGCACCACGCTTTCGTTGGTAACCGCCACGACGGCGCACCGTCAGGGGCGCCCTCCTTCTTCTGCATCTGCTCTGTCCGTCGCGTCGCCTCTATTCCAGCGCCACACGGATGTGGGACGAagcatgcatgcgtgcaccacgcgcactccaccaccaccacctctctctctctctctctcgcgctgtCTCTCGTCTCTGCGTTATCGTACTCTGTTACCCATCGGTGCCGTTGAGAGTGTGTCCTTCTTTTCTGCTGTTGGCAACGCGGTATTCTCCACGttcggcacgcacacacgtgtgtgcgtacgtgtAGTCACGTGTGTACCTCTGAAGAGCATCCGGCTTGTGGGCGCTGTGCACCCGCTCCACAgacccgcacacacacacacacacacacacaaggatACGCCTCCTTCGACATCATGTACGGCGTGACACGGTACTTGCGCTACATCGCCGGCGtaggcggcagcggtgggatGGGGGGTatcagcagcaccggcaccagcagcagtggtggtgaTCTACGCGGTCCCGCAATCAGCTATCGCAACTCCCTCCAAATCGCCGATGCCTTTcagccggtgcagcaccgcaaTCAGTGGCCCTTCGATCACGTGCTCATCGACGTCTCCTTCTTCGCCAACTCCCTCGGGTACCTCACACGCGACCTGGTCGGCCACGAACGCGACTGCGAAACAGTGAAGAATGTCCACCGACAGCTGCAGACCGTCatcctgcgccgcctccagccgcGCAAGAGCCTCGCATTCCTGCTAGACGGCAGCGAGCCGCTCTGGATGCTCGAGCATCGACGCCTCTTCCCTGGCCGACGGTACGACTCCAGGGTCTATCGTAGCTGTGCCTCGCCGATGCCCTACCTGCTGGAAGAGAAACTCCGCGGCACGGCCATGGAGCAGCGCACCCCGCCCTCGGAGGCCGTCATCAGCGGTCCAGCCACCCCCGGACTGGCAGAGGGCAAGATAAGTGCGTATCTGCTGGACCTTGCAACCCGCACTCTCCGGCCTCCGACGTTCCCGCCGCTCTCCGACTCCACGGTCACGGCGAAGGACACAGTCTGCCTGGTCGGCGGGCCCGAGCTCGCTTGGTTGGCTGTTGGTATGACGCCGTTTCGCAACATCACGAgcgtgacgctgcagcaggggGAGCTGAAGAGCTGCTCGCTGCAGGAATCGATGGAGTGGATGCGGCTGGCTCACCTGCTGAAGGCGGCGCCAGAGCAGGTgaacggcgacggtggcgaggcgttggcgctgcagcggcgcctggCCGCTGTCCGTACGGATCTAGTTCTACTCGACCTTCTGGCCAATGGTCATCCCACTACAGGGCTGCCGCAGGTGCTGGCTACGCCGTTCGCGGACGTGCTGGACGCGTACGTGGATATGGAGAAGGAACAgcacagcgccgcagcgccaagcGCGCCGCAGAACGTCGGGCGCCTTCGTAGCGTATTATTCGACGAAGAGCCCGTCACAGGCGTGCACCTTGAGCAGCCAAGTCTGCGACTGCGCTTAGTgtccctgcagcagctgctcgtgcgcATCGTGCGGGCGTTGTCCGGAGCCCACGTTGGTCTGCCAGCCGGCAaccgccccaccccccacgCGGCCACGCTGCTGGAGATGACGCTGCAGACACACGGGCTGctctgcggtggcggcgtgccGTCTCAAGCGTGGAGCCCCACGCCCGATCCGGCAGATGCCTCgagtggcggcagcagcaccgccgccttgaACGGCACCGTGCTTCTGGACAAGTTCCCGAGGCTGTCGGCGGAGATGCTCCTACAGCACGTGACTTACCTCCTCAGCAACGAAGCGAAGCAGCGAACGGCGAACGCGGCTGACGGTGCcggcgagggcagcgacaGCATCTACCTGAGCCCGCAGCGCACACGGCACTTTGGGCTGACCGGCGTCGAGACGCTCCTCCTCAGCGCAACGCAGGCAGAGCAGGTGAACCAAGTATTGCCCTTGTACGTTCGCGGCCACACCCTTCCTGACGAGGTGGCGTCGGACAtcacgcagacacgcaacATCCACGAGGCCGTGCGCAAGACGCAGCGGGTGCTCAgtcgcgtgctgcagcaggccagTCAGGAACTGGCCAGTCAATCTGGCagtggcaccgccgcggtcGATGATGCTGGCCACAATGGTCCGCACCCCGCTCTCGCCCATCTTCCGTCGCACTTGTTTGtgcgcaccgccggcgcTCGCGGGCCACCGCCGGGGTGGGAGTACTACGGCGTGCACCTTGGCATCAAGGCAGAGGCCATGAACGTGCGGTACAACCTCAACGCATCTGACacggcgacgctgcaccTCATTGACAGCAGCGgtagcagcaacagcggtggcgtcacCGCGACTGCAGGGAGCGAGGTTGGTGCGGAGTCGACCCGCAGTGGCATGCCCGGCTGATGGACGTCGATGCCGTGCTCTGCCTTCCCCACCTCCGCAGAGAAAACggaggcagcgccagcggcaggaTCGCTGCGCATCTTGACGTGGAACACGCCGTTCAGTTGCCACAGCGGAGCACCGACGCGACTGGGCCGGGAAGGCATCGACTAGTGCTCTCCAACGCGGtatgcagcagcaacaccagTAGCACACCGCGAAGTGGGGTCCCTACGCGCAAGGCTTTCGCGCGTGCTGCCTGGTGACTTCAGCGGAATCCCCAACCAAGCTCTACAATCTCCCCGACGGGTCCGAGTGCAAGGACGTGTGGGCGGTGGTGAAGCCGAACTTCCAGCTACCGTCCGCCACAGCAGAGGAGAACGGCTACACCACCGATGCCACCGCGAACGCATACGCGCAGAAACTCACTGAGCCGAAGCTCTACGGCCGCCCTCATCGGGCTCTCTTCGCGtcgacgcagctgccgtcCAACGTggacggaggaggggtgcaCACGCAGGTGAACAAGCCTTTCGAGGAGCATCCCGACGACCCCTTCCTCTCCGGCCACTCTCGCGTGTTGGTCCAGTTTCGCATGCCGTGCGAAACGCCGAAGAAAACAAAgccatccccctcccaccccaaCGCCCCTGGTGATGTGGATTCGCATGATGGGATGGGATGGGATGGGATGACGGGCgtgaggggaggaggacgaggaggagagggggtaTCGAATCCGTAGTCGGGGGCTGCATGGCGAGAGGAGGCGCGGGGTTGTTCAAGTCGCTGGCGCGTGACCTACACGCgaacacacaggcacgcatGTGCCTATGCGCGCTCTGGGAATGcttccctgtgtgtgtgtgtgtgtgtgtgtgtgtgtgtgtgtgttccaCTGGGCAACGTGTCTAACCGGTGGACGAAAGGGTGCGggccggcagcgctgcgtccGGCGCGAGGTAATGGCTGACTGATGTGGGTGGTGCTGTGTAGTCTCACGTACCGACTTATGTGGCGTGCGGCAGTGTTGGTGTCCGTGTTGTTACAGGCTTTCGCTGATGGCTGCAcagaggcgcgcacacggacaGACCCGGCGCGGAAGGCAGTGTACGGATCGTGGCGCAGTAGAGGAGCGCGGCAAAGACACGAGGAGGGGCACTGTGAGGTGGTGAAAGGAACGGCACCGACTAGGCGAGATGCGGGCGGTGGTGGTTTCGACGCTACAGACGGAGCTCACGGTAGGCTCATCGGATGATACGTGCGTCAGGTGtttgggtgtgtgtgcgcgcgtgcgtgtgtgttggacCCCTCACGAAccgctgccctccctccctccctcccccctcctacctctctctctctattcCTCTTTCTGCTCTCTGCCACGCACTGCTCACACATGTAGTGGATTCCCCACTTGGACGACCTCCTCGTCCCTCCTCTTAatcgccctctcctctcacCCTCACCCCACCTTTTCCTGCTCACCGTCGTCACTACCATATAGCCACACCTCCATAGCAGCCCTCCTCTCGTGtgtagcggcggcgcatcGTAAAAGTGTCTGCGAGAAACGAACAGAGCCTCGGTAAGACGACACTCATCCGCGTGCGcggctacacacacacacacaggcatacTCATCACCAGGCATGTCATTCCGCTACACGAACCATCTCGTGGCAACCCTGaagcaccgcctcttcctcgaAGCGGCGCACCGGCAGCTGGTTCGCCAAACCTTCACCGGCGTCTGCAATGGCATTGAGGTAACCTGCACCGCGTACGGCTCCGTGGTGGGGATACGGATGCTTGATCGCGCGGTCTGGGAGCCGCACTACCAGGTCGCGGCAGACAACAAGtccgaggcagcagcagcaacaccaacagcaccagccgccgcctctccatCGCgcccctcgtcgtcgtcctcctcctcctccaccgcgaGCGGTAAGACAGGGATCGACCTGGTAAAGCTGTCCGCCAGCATCCAGGCTGCCACGTGGCAGGCGATACAGAAAGTGCGAGCCGCGAAGGAGGAAACACACAGCCGCTCGCTTCGCCGAAACCCGCAGGTGCTCGCGGAGGCGAGGCTGCGCGACTGGTATGAGCAAGACGCCAACACGCTGCACCCGCGGCCCTTCGATGGCCTGAAGAACCTCGAGGCAACGGAGTGGATGCAGGCAGTGCGCTTCGGCGTGCCTCAGCCGGCGCGCTACCGGCGCCCCAATGCGGCACCCAAAGACCTGGGGGAaggtggcgatggcgcgcacacggacCAGAAGCCGCGCGAGACGATCACGGTGCTACGGGACGAGGACTGCGACCCTGCCAACATCCCGATCGGCTCCGTCCATCCGCTCTTCGCACCTggtctgctgcagctcgagGTGGACCCTAACGTTGCAACgaacggcggcagccgcgttGATGAGTTTTTTGTGCTGAGCGAGCAGCGGAAGGAGATGCGGCGTGATGAGGAGGCTTTCTGGGAGCGTGTCGAGCTCATCCGCCGCAGCCAACTTGCCACGATCCCGAAGGGTGGCGTGAAACGTGGCTACGCAGACATGGCTGATACGGTGCAGGACAGCATCGAAGAgaaggtgcagctgcgcttcACACAGTGAGAAAAGGTGTGGTGGGTGACCTTTTTGGGGGTGCGCTCCCTCAGCCAATGATGTCGATGCCGctgtgcatatatatatatatatatatatgtgtgtgtgtgtgtgtgcctgcgtaCATGAGGAGGACTAAAGGGTGCCaacgtgtgcctgtgtgtatTGCGGAGAGCAGGATATCGCATGAGAAATGAAGTCCGTCTGTGGCTCATAAAGGGCACCAAGGGAGGCTCCCTTCACGCtgcttcccccacccccattCCCGTCGTGAAAGCCCCTGCACTGCGGCGGTGTTTGCTGGATTCTCGCCCGCATATTTCGAccatcctctctctcctgaACAAACGACACCATTActcccgcacgcacacacacatcgtCACTCGTTGCGAGCGACTCTTGTAacttcttccctctttcaaccgacacacacacacacacacacacacacatcgccGACATCGCGAGACGGCTTCGTCAGTGTGCAGCCTCGCTATTTCTGGAGATCTGGTGTAGGAAGACGTAAAGGGCAGCGTGCTACGGACAAGACGGACTCGGCCAGCGCCTGCCAACGCCCTCGCTGCGTCATTGGCGGCGAACTCGTTTCTGCCGTTGCGTTGTttggagagagggggagagagagggagagagggggagagaggggctgTGTTCGACACGCATCATCGGCGGCGGACGAGTGAGCGCACGCCACTGTTGGTTGTTCTGCCGCCCTTCGCTTTCCTCTTCGCTCGCCCTTACGGGCTTCCCCCCATCCCctacacaccaccaccaccaccacctgcaATGCTACGCCGAACGCTGCACTGTTGCACGGCTGTGCGACACACAAGTGTACCGTCCTTTATGCAGCACCCGGTCGAGATGGCCTTCTACTTCCCACGCTTCCACCCCGACACGCACGTCAACGCGGCAGGTATACCGGAGCTGATCGACGCCGTCGGGCTAATGACGCGGCATTCGCGGTCATCTCGTGCGGAGAGCACCGCATCCGCCTCCACTTCGGCCGCGGAGAGCGCCATGTCGCGTGCGCTACCGCCGACTCGGTGGACGACGACCGTCTCAGCGACCGCGCAGCCCACGACGGATGCCTCCGTGGTCGAGGCGCAGAAAGACAACGCGAAGAGCCTcttgctgctggagcgcggCATCGACATCCTCAACAGCGTCGGCGGGGTGCGCAACCCCACGGTGGCGAACCTTCTCCGCCCCCTCTACGCCGCCCGCTTCGAGATGCtcaacggcagcgagcaccTGCCCCGCTCTGAGTATGCGAAGCGCATGCACGTGCACAAGGCCATCCTCCAGCAAGCCGCTCCGCTGCTCTACTACGACGCCTGGGACAAGTCTGATGTGCACCAGCTCGACACGTCCTGTGTTTTGGTCGGCCACTTCATGAAGGCATTCTGCGCGCTGCATCCGCGTCCCTTCCACCCCGTAGCCGCTCCCGCTaccagcggtggcgccggtTCCTCCCAAgcgtcgtcgacgacgacgaccgccagcagcagcagcagcagcaacagcaacagcaatGTCACATCATCATCGTCGGCACAATCAACACCCAAAGGTGCATTCAACCCGGCCGAGTGGAAGATGGCTGTGGGTGACGATGGAGAGGGTGCGTACCTGACCCTGTCTATTGTCCAAGACCGCGTggaagagctgctgcgcctcgccaccgcggcgTACGACAAGCACGGCAGCACGCACCCGGAGCTGCGCTGGCTGCGGCCGAAGCTGCTGGTTTTGAAGGGGCTGCTCACCATTCCACTCACGGGGCACCTTCTccacgcgcagcggtgcatcgAAGAGGCGGCCCACTACGTCGACGCTCTGACGAAGCGCACGAATCTGCTGCTCGACGGACTGAAGGAGCGCACGCATGAGCCGGAGCTCGGGCTCTacatgctgctgcaggcggagATCGCCGCCCGCGTCTTTGACTGGGATGTGGCGCCTGGCCAGGTCGATGGTGATGTGGTGAATATGTTCACGGACGCCGCGGGCTACTACGCCGACCCGCCAAACACAACGCTAGATGGAGACGCCATCATGTCGGAGCGCAAGCTCGCGGAGCAGCGGTTCGAGGTGGAGGCGTACGCGTGCTGCCTGCGCAGCTACGCAGCCTTCTTGCTCGGCGCGTCGCGACCCGAGGCGACGTCCACGCGCGACTCACCGGTGTTTCTCGCGAAGCAGCTCTTCTCGCTGAACCCGCTGCTCACCGTGGCGACATCGTCTTCGCTCATCTTCAGCGATGTGCGGAACGTGTCGGAGCTCCCCCTGGACatgtgccgtcgccgcaccgGTGAGGCCCTCGATCGAGCCCTCAAGCTGAACCGCATGCTTTACCCCGACTTCCGCCAGAACgcgcccgcggcggcgacgctcaTGACGATGGCATGCATGTACGCGGACACGCGCGACTACCTGTACGCCACAGGGCTCTTCGAGTCAGCGAACAAGGCCGTGACGTACAACTTCGGCGACACCTCGCTCGAGCACGTCTTCCTGCAGAAGTTACGCTATGAGTTTCTCGCGGGTGTGGGGtcgg
Above is a genomic segment from Leishmania major strain Friedlin complete genome, chromosome 3 containing:
- a CDS encoding hypothetical protein (previous protein_id=AAM69028.1) codes for the protein MYGVTRYLRYIAGVGGSGGMGGISSTGTSSSGGDLRGPAISYRNSLQIADAFQPVQHRNQWPFDHVLIDVSFFANSLGYLTRDLVGHERDCETVKNVHRQLQTVILRRLQPRKSLAFLLDGSEPLWMLEHRRLFPGRRYDSRVYRSCASPMPYLLEEKLRGTAMEQRTPPSEAVISGPATPGLAEGKISAYLLDLATRTLRPPTFPPLSDSTVTAKDTVCLVGGPELAWLAVGMTPFRNITSVTLQQGELKSCSLQESMEWMRLAHLLKAAPEQVNGDGGEALALQRRLAAVRTDLVLLDLLANGHPTTGLPQVLATPFADVLDAYVDMEKEQHSAAAPSAPQNVGRLRSVLFDEEPVTGVHLEQPSLRLRLVSLQQLLVRIVRALSGAHVGLPAGNRPTPHAATLLEMTLQTHGLLCGGGVPSQAWSPTPDPADASSGGSSTAALNGTVLLDKFPRLSAEMLLQHVTYLLSNEAKQRTANAADGAGEGSDSIYLSPQRTRHFGLTGVETLLLSATQAEQVNQVLPLYVRGHTLPDEVASDITQTRNIHEAVRKTQRVLSRVLQQASQELASQSGSGTAAVDDAGHNGPHPALAHLPSHLFVRTAGARGPPPGWEYYGVHLGIKAEAMNVRYNLNASDTATLHLIDSSGSSNSGGVTATAGSEVGAESTRSGMPG
- a CDS encoding conserved hypothetical protein (previous protein_id=AAM69029.1), giving the protein MSFRYTNHLVATLKHRLFLEAAHRQLVRQTFTGVCNGIEVTCTAYGSVVGIRMLDRAVWEPHYQVAADNKSEAAAATPTAPAAASPSRPSSSSSSSSTASGKTGIDLVKLSASIQAATWQAIQKVRAAKEETHSRSLRRNPQVLAEARLRDWYEQDANTLHPRPFDGLKNLEATEWMQAVRFGVPQPARYRRPNAAPKDLGEGGDGAHTDQKPRETITVLRDEDCDPANIPIGSVHPLFAPGLLQLEVDPNVATNGGSRVDEFFVLSEQRKEMRRDEEAFWERVELIRRSQLATIPKGGVKRGYADMADTVQDSIEEKVQLRFTQ
- a CDS encoding conserved hypothetical protein (previous protein_id=AAM69030.1) — translated: MLRRTLHCCTAVRHTSVPSFMQHPVEMAFYFPRFHPDTHVNAAGIPELIDAVGLMTRHSRSSRAESTASASTSAAESAMSRALPPTRWTTTVSATAQPTTDASVVEAQKDNAKSLLLLERGIDILNSVGGVRNPTVANLLRPLYAARFEMLNGSEHLPRSEYAKRMHVHKAILQQAAPLLYYDAWDKSDVHQLDTSCVLVGHFMKAFCALHPRPFHPVAAPATSGGAGSSQASSTTTTASSSSSSNSNSNVTSSSSAQSTPKGAFNPAEWKMAVGDDGEGAYLTLSIVQDRVEELLRLATAAYDKHGSTHPELRWLRPKLLVLKGLLTIPLTGHLLHAQRCIEEAAHYVDALTKRTNLLLDGLKERTHEPELGLYMLLQAEIAARVFDWDVAPGQVDGDVVNMFTDAAGYYADPPNTTLDGDAIMSERKLAEQRFEVEAYACCLRSYAAFLLGASRPEATSTRDSPVFLAKQLFSLNPLLTVATSSSLIFSDVRNVSELPLDMCRRRTGEALDRALKLNRMLYPDFRQNAPAAATLMTMACMYADTRDYLYATGLFESANKAVTYNFGDTSLEHVFLQKLRYEFLAGVGSEQEAKTASHEVVHLLKRIDALPC